From the Clostridium sp. Marseille-P299 genome, one window contains:
- a CDS encoding DUF523 domain-containing protein gives MNILVSACLLGVPCRYDGQSKINESIYKLNEHHTLIPICPEQLGGLSTPRDSSERVGDKIITNNSKDVSDAFYLGAKQALYIAQTCHCKIAILKEKSPSCGNKMIYDGTFSGHLIPGMGVCAELLMKHGIKVYGESELDLLAKELL, from the coding sequence ATGAATATTTTAGTAAGTGCATGTCTACTGGGTGTACCTTGCCGATATGATGGACAAAGTAAGATCAATGAATCTATATATAAATTAAATGAGCATCATACGTTAATCCCTATCTGCCCAGAACAACTTGGAGGACTTTCAACTCCAAGAGACTCATCGGAACGTGTCGGTGATAAGATAATAACAAATAATTCTAAAGATGTAAGCGATGCATTTTATCTTGGAGCAAAACAAGCTTTATATATTGCACAAACATGCCACTGTAAGATTGCTATTTTAAAAGAGAAAAGCCCATCCTGTGGAAACAAGATGATTTATGACGGAACTTTTTCTGGTCATCTTATTCCTGGAATGGGCGTCTGCGCTGAACTTCTTATGAAGCATGGTATCAAAGTATATGGTGAATCCGAATTAGACTTACTAGCAAAAGAGTTACTCTGA
- a CDS encoding M48 family metallopeptidase: protein MKKNFITDKNEKITYSIVKSKRKTISIAVLQNGEIVIHVPYQISETRIGEILNKKQDWIIKKRNEILKQNETMNRLDYLSYEDGSNLLFKGSLYPLHIIEDITCKIPKIRFNGDAFYIYDNHFDYEEKREALRKWYREQARIAFHERVSFYEKQLNVRYGTIRIKEQKGCFGSCSSKGNLNFNLRCILAPPEILDYVVVHELCHLKYFDHSEHFWNLVKSILPDYKQRRDWLKEKGRFLNY from the coding sequence GTGAAAAAAAATTTTATCACAGATAAAAACGAGAAAATTACATATAGTATTGTAAAAAGCAAACGTAAAACCATTAGTATTGCTGTTTTACAAAATGGAGAAATTGTAATTCATGTACCATATCAGATTTCAGAAACTAGGATAGGGGAAATATTAAATAAAAAGCAGGATTGGATCATTAAAAAAAGAAATGAAATTTTAAAACAAAATGAGACAATGAATCGTTTGGATTATTTAAGCTATGAAGACGGTAGTAACTTATTATTTAAAGGATCTTTATATCCACTTCATATAATAGAAGATATAACATGTAAAATACCTAAGATAAGATTTAATGGAGATGCTTTTTATATCTATGATAATCATTTTGATTATGAAGAAAAAAGAGAAGCACTTCGTAAATGGTATAGAGAACAGGCAAGAATTGCATTTCATGAAAGAGTATCCTTTTATGAAAAACAATTAAATGTTCGCTATGGCACCATAAGAATCAAGGAACAAAAAGGTTGCTTTGGTAGTTGTTCTTCAAAAGGGAATTTAAACTTTAATTTAAGATGCATCCTTGCACCACCAGAAATCCTTGATTATGTAGTTGTTCATGAGTTATGTCATCTAAAATATTTTGATCACTCAGAGCATTTTTGGAACTTAGTGAAGAGCATTTTACCTGATTATAAGCAAAGAAGAGACTGGTTAAAAGAAAAGGGTAGATTTCTTAACTATTGA
- the rsmD gene encoding 16S rRNA (guanine(966)-N(2))-methyltransferase RsmD produces the protein MRVIAGKARRTLLKTPEGFDTRPTTDRTKETLFNILNGYLPDCNFLDLFSGSGAIGIEAISRGAKLAVFSEINRIAIECIKSNLKATHFEENAKVYQQDALSVIRSMEKEGRAFDIIFMDPPYNQALEQEVLEYLEHSTIVSRDTIIVVEASLDTSFDYLENSRFQVYREKVYKTNKHVFIELKEEI, from the coding sequence ATGAGAGTAATCGCTGGAAAAGCAAGAAGAACATTGCTTAAAACGCCAGAAGGGTTTGATACTAGACCTACAACAGATCGTACCAAGGAAACTCTGTTCAATATTTTGAATGGCTATTTGCCAGATTGCAACTTTTTGGATTTATTTAGCGGGAGTGGTGCCATTGGTATAGAAGCAATTAGTCGGGGGGCTAAATTAGCCGTATTTTCAGAGATTAATCGAATTGCCATAGAGTGTATTAAATCAAATCTTAAAGCAACGCATTTCGAAGAAAATGCAAAAGTATATCAGCAAGATGCCTTATCTGTGATTCGTTCTATGGAAAAAGAGGGACGAGCTTTTGATATTATATTTATGGATCCCCCATATAATCAAGCCCTAGAGCAAGAAGTGCTAGAATATTTGGAACATTCAACTATTGTATCTCGTGATACGATTATAGTAGTTGAGGCTTCTTTAGATACTAGTTTTGATTATTTAGAAAATAGTCGATTTCAAGTTTATCGTGAAAAAGTATATAAGACAAATAAGCATGTATTTATTGAATTAAAAGAAGAAATATAA
- the pta gene encoding phosphate acetyltransferase → MGFIDDIKVRARKNIKTIVLPETEDRRTYEAAAITLKEGNANVVLIGSEEVVKENSKGLDISKAVIVDPKKYEKLQEYIDLLVELRKAKGMTAEKAEELLTTDYTTFGVMMVKAGDADGLVSGACHSTADTLRPCLQILKTAPNTKLVSAFFVIVVPDCEYGANGTFIFSDAGLVQNPNSEELAAIAESSAKSFELLVEKEPIVAMLSHSTKGSAKHADVDKVVEAARIAKEANPTLKVDGEFQFDAAIVPSVGAAKAPGNEIAGKANVLVFPDLDAGNIGYKIAQRLAKAEAYGPITQGIAAPVNDLSRGCSAEDIVGVIAITAVQAAAK, encoded by the coding sequence ATGGGTTTTATCGATGACATTAAAGTCAGAGCAAGAAAAAATATTAAAACAATTGTACTACCAGAAACAGAGGACAGAAGAACTTACGAGGCGGCAGCAATAACGCTTAAAGAGGGAAATGCAAATGTTGTCCTAATTGGTAGTGAAGAAGTAGTTAAGGAGAATTCCAAAGGCCTTGATATTTCTAAAGCTGTCATTGTTGATCCTAAAAAATACGAAAAATTACAAGAGTATATCGACCTTTTAGTAGAACTTAGAAAAGCAAAAGGTATGACAGCAGAAAAGGCAGAAGAACTTTTAACTACAGATTACACTACATTTGGTGTAATGATGGTTAAAGCTGGAGACGCAGACGGATTAGTATCTGGAGCATGCCACTCAACTGCTGATACATTAAGACCATGTTTACAGATTTTAAAAACAGCACCAAATACTAAGTTAGTTTCCGCTTTCTTCGTAATTGTTGTTCCAGATTGTGAATATGGTGCAAATGGCACTTTCATCTTCTCTGATGCAGGATTAGTTCAGAATCCAAATTCAGAAGAACTTGCAGCGATTGCTGAATCTTCCGCTAAGAGCTTTGAATTATTAGTTGAAAAAGAGCCAATCGTAGCAATGCTTTCTCACTCCACAAAAGGTAGTGCAAAACACGCAGATGTTGATAAAGTAGTTGAAGCTGCTAGAATCGCAAAAGAAGCAAATCCAACTCTTAAAGTAGATGGAGAATTCCAATTTGACGCAGCAATCGTTCCTAGCGTTGGCGCTGCAAAAGCACCTGGAAATGAAATTGCTGGTAAAGCAAACGTATTAGTATTCCCAGACCTTGATGCAGGTAACATTGGTTACAAGATTGCTCAAAGATTAGCAAAAGCTGAAGCTTATGGTCCTATTACACAAGGTATCGCTGCACCAGTTAACGATTTATCTAGAGGATGTTCTGCTGAAGATATCGTTGGTGTTATCGCTATTACAGCAGTTCAAGCAGCTGCAAAATAA
- a CDS encoding alpha/beta hydrolase, with translation MGLLITFIIIVLIVTIIIGAITWRLSNIILKPKVLSTNEIYDKEVLKGRLDEEFYNSIKKEEFILTSRYGYKLSGIILSNEETNKSVNLHKVAVLCHGYTYGKYGSVCYAKILMELGFTCVIYDHRNHGDSDKVYTSMGYYEKYDLQTVIDFCYEHFGEDIKVITHGESMGAATVLNHLEIDNRVTCTIADCPFSDLTSLLQYQLKRYYHLPAALFLPIANLIFKIRAGFFIKDVSPMNSVTNTKTPVLFIHGEDDMYVPASMSIEMYEKRSEAKDIFICEGAKHAQSCIIDPLKYFQSIIKFLDKYYA, from the coding sequence ATGGGTCTTTTGATTACTTTTATTATAATTGTCCTAATAGTAACTATAATTATAGGAGCAATTACTTGGAGATTATCCAATATAATATTAAAACCTAAGGTATTATCAACGAACGAAATATATGATAAAGAAGTTTTAAAGGGAAGATTGGATGAAGAATTTTATAATAGTATTAAAAAGGAAGAGTTTATATTAACCTCAAGATATGGGTATAAACTATCCGGCATAATTTTATCCAATGAAGAAACTAATAAATCTGTGAATCTTCATAAGGTTGCAGTTCTTTGCCATGGCTACACCTACGGCAAATATGGTTCAGTATGTTACGCAAAAATATTAATGGAGCTAGGATTTACTTGTGTGATTTATGATCATAGAAACCATGGAGATAGTGATAAAGTCTACACTTCAATGGGATACTATGAAAAATACGATTTACAGACAGTAATCGATTTTTGTTATGAACATTTCGGTGAAGATATAAAAGTTATAACACATGGCGAATCTATGGGTGCAGCTACGGTATTAAATCATTTAGAAATTGATAATCGAGTTACTTGTACTATTGCGGATTGCCCATTTTCTGATTTAACATCATTACTTCAATATCAGTTAAAGAGATACTATCATTTACCTGCGGCTCTCTTTTTACCAATTGCCAATCTTATTTTCAAAATCAGAGCTGGCTTTTTTATAAAAGATGTTTCACCAATGAACAGTGTAACAAACACAAAGACTCCTGTATTGTTTATTCATGGAGAAGACGATATGTATGTACCAGCTTCAATGTCAATTGAAATGTATGAAAAACGGAGTGAAGCGAAAGATATTTTTATTTGTGAAGGAGCGAAACATGCACAATCATGTATCATTGATCCTTTAAAATATTTTCAGTCCATTATTAAATTTTTAGATAAATATTATGCATAA
- a CDS encoding class D sortase, with the protein MNKRKIFGILIMVLGFCIFMYPIVRQANAKRVQNNLMKDIREVIKENMDISATEDTSDTNDNDSDLNTTLEEEYADLTLTQEVQQETENPENVRDRLKNQTVMGIIEIDKIDLIYAVVEGTSDDNLGVAIGHMKNTAKFGQPGNCVLAGHRGGISGPYFKKIDKLKVGDPIKLTDANGVEYTYLVTESFIVEPTEVWVAENNTDEKILTLITCEDNSTKRLIVRAKAS; encoded by the coding sequence ATGAATAAAAGAAAAATATTCGGTATTTTAATCATGGTACTTGGATTTTGTATTTTTATGTATCCAATCGTGAGACAAGCAAATGCAAAACGAGTGCAAAACAATCTGATGAAAGATATCAGGGAAGTGATTAAAGAAAATATGGATATAAGTGCTACCGAGGATACATCTGATACAAATGATAACGATTCAGATTTAAATACTACATTGGAAGAAGAATATGCAGATTTAACTCTAACACAAGAGGTACAGCAGGAAACTGAAAATCCTGAGAATGTAAGAGATCGTTTGAAAAATCAAACGGTAATGGGCATTATTGAAATCGATAAAATTGATCTTATCTATGCAGTTGTAGAAGGAACAAGCGATGACAATCTTGGAGTAGCAATTGGGCATATGAAAAATACTGCAAAATTTGGTCAACCAGGAAACTGTGTACTCGCTGGACATCGTGGTGGTATCAGTGGACCTTATTTTAAGAAGATAGATAAGTTAAAAGTCGGTGATCCAATAAAATTAACAGATGCAAATGGAGTGGAATACACTTATCTCGTAACAGAATCTTTTATTGTAGAGCCAACGGAAGTATGGGTAGCAGAAAATAATACGGATGAAAAAATTTTAACATTAATTACTTGTGAGGATAATTCTACGAAACGTTTAATCGTACGAGCTAAGGCTAGCTAA
- a CDS encoding ATPase, which yields MGANRIEQLIEDIYEFVESCKMQPLSQTKVIVPKDELYDLLDELRLRTPDEIKRYQKIIANRDAIIADAEEKAASIQAEAKEKAKTLVNENEIMQQAYYQANEMVSSANAQAEAMLRSANEDANQIRAGALAYANEILSEVERVLTGAYDETRSKTEALVSTLKNNLDIVVNNKKELTESLSPSNNMNSIEPEELEEGPREYNEEEFDFDENTFLEDIDD from the coding sequence ATGGGAGCTAATCGAATAGAACAGCTAATAGAAGATATCTATGAATTCGTAGAAAGTTGTAAGATGCAACCATTGTCGCAGACAAAGGTAATAGTTCCAAAGGATGAGTTATATGATTTGCTTGATGAATTAAGATTACGTACCCCTGATGAGATTAAACGTTATCAAAAGATAATCGCAAACAGGGATGCTATCATTGCAGATGCTGAAGAAAAAGCAGCATCAATTCAAGCAGAAGCAAAGGAAAAGGCAAAAACCCTTGTAAATGAAAATGAAATTATGCAGCAAGCATACTATCAAGCGAATGAGATGGTAAGTAGTGCGAATGCACAAGCGGAAGCTATGCTTAGAAGTGCCAATGAAGATGCGAACCAAATTCGTGCTGGCGCGCTCGCTTATGCGAATGAAATTTTATCTGAAGTAGAACGTGTTTTAACTGGTGCTTATGATGAAACAAGAAGTAAGACAGAAGCTTTAGTTTCTACATTAAAGAACAATTTAGATATTGTAGTGAATAATAAAAAAGAGCTTACAGAATCTCTAAGTCCTTCTAATAATATGAACTCCATAGAACCAGAAGAGTTAGAAGAAGGACCAAGAGAGTATAATGAGGAAGAGTTTGACTTTGATGAGAATACTTTTCTAGAAGATATTGATGATTAA
- a CDS encoding vitamin B12 dependent-methionine synthase activation domain-containing protein, whose amino-acid sequence MKQMNPSDCINMSEAIRYLGYGNDKPDENIQEELEICKDAIIKAMQPKYMYRVFPILREGENWYVGEHQLVLEGSAIKDHLADCELVALGCATLSEGVDVLIDETQKHDMLHSLLLDSLANAAIEEVRMDLEKSLAEEYQEYEINWQFGIGYGDLPLSLQKDFLTLIHAKEEIGVSANNSSILIPLKSVSGFIGLKRKGNNLGQEKQKELHRKTCGRNSCETCSMNDRCMFRKRL is encoded by the coding sequence ATGAAACAGATGAACCCAAGTGATTGTATTAATATGAGTGAAGCAATTCGTTATCTTGGTTATGGAAATGATAAGCCGGATGAAAATATACAAGAAGAATTAGAGATTTGTAAGGATGCTATTATAAAAGCGATGCAACCAAAATATATGTACCGAGTATTTCCTATATTAAGAGAGGGAGAAAACTGGTATGTAGGGGAACATCAATTAGTGTTAGAAGGTAGTGCCATAAAGGATCATTTAGCAGATTGCGAATTAGTAGCCCTTGGCTGTGCAACCTTATCTGAAGGTGTTGATGTATTAATTGATGAAACTCAAAAACATGATATGTTACATTCCTTGTTATTAGATAGTTTAGCCAATGCTGCAATTGAAGAAGTTCGCATGGATTTAGAGAAGTCGTTAGCAGAAGAATATCAGGAGTATGAAATTAATTGGCAATTTGGTATTGGATATGGAGATTTACCTTTATCATTGCAAAAGGATTTTCTTACTTTAATTCATGCAAAAGAGGAAATTGGCGTAAGTGCAAATAATTCCAGTATATTAATACCATTAAAATCAGTATCAGGATTTATTGGTTTAAAAAGGAAAGGCAATAATTTAGGACAAGAAAAACAAAAAGAATTACATAGGAAGACATGCGGAAGAAATAGTTGTGAAACATGTTCTATGAATGACCGTTGTATGTTTAGAAAAAGGCTGTAA
- a CDS encoding YceD family protein — MLVQLSEIMNINDGVRKMTVPIEFDTFELNGNTYKVHEKDSVQLTIKNLGNRKVLIDAKTNLSLYVPCDRCLKPVLIPFDIDTSKEIDFNLTTEQRTEDLDETTFITGYELDVDRLICEEVLIGFPMKVLCKDDCKGFCKVCGANLNDGECGCDRTELDPRMSVIRDIFNNFKEV, encoded by the coding sequence ATGCTAGTTCAATTGTCTGAAATCATGAATATAAATGACGGTGTACGTAAGATGACAGTTCCTATAGAGTTCGATACATTCGAATTAAATGGTAACACATATAAGGTACACGAAAAAGATTCTGTCCAATTAACGATAAAGAATCTTGGCAATCGAAAAGTTTTGATTGACGCTAAGACAAACTTATCTTTGTATGTTCCTTGTGACAGATGCTTAAAGCCAGTTCTCATTCCTTTTGATATCGATACATCAAAAGAGATTGACTTTAATCTAACCACAGAACAACGTACCGAGGATTTGGATGAAACAACTTTTATTACCGGATACGAGTTAGATGTAGATAGGCTTATTTGCGAAGAAGTCTTGATTGGTTTCCCAATGAAGGTTCTGTGTAAAGATGACTGTAAGGGATTCTGCAAGGTCTGTGGCGCTAATCTAAATGACGGAGAGTGCGGATGTGACCGCACAGAACTAGACCCAAGAATGTCTGTTATCCGAGATATTTTTAACAACTTTAAGGAGGTGTAA
- the coaD gene encoding pantetheine-phosphate adenylyltransferase, which yields MKIGIYPGSFDPITLGHLDVIRRSAKLMDELIIGVLINSTKVPLFSAEERVKLIEMVVSDIPNVRVEAFKGLTVDFAKQRNASVIVRGLRAVSDFEYELQVAQINHKLYPAIDTIFLTTSDAYSYLSSSIVKEIASYNGDITQLVPEAIVDYVYDKYKLRRND from the coding sequence ATGAAAATTGGGATATATCCAGGTAGTTTTGATCCAATTACCCTTGGTCATTTAGACGTAATAAGACGTTCGGCCAAACTAATGGATGAATTAATCATTGGTGTGTTGATAAATAGTACAAAAGTACCTTTATTTTCTGCCGAAGAAAGAGTAAAATTAATAGAAATGGTAGTTTCTGATATACCAAACGTAAGAGTAGAAGCATTTAAAGGTTTAACAGTAGATTTTGCAAAGCAAAGAAATGCTTCTGTTATCGTACGCGGTCTACGTGCTGTTTCTGATTTCGAATACGAATTACAAGTAGCACAGATCAATCATAAGTTATATCCTGCAATTGATACAATTTTCTTAACGACGAGCGACGCGTATTCTTATTTAAGCTCAAGTATCGTGAAAGAGATAGCTAGTTACAATGGTGATATCACACAATTGGTTCCAGAAGCAATTGTAGATTATGTATATGACAAATATAAATTGAGGAGGAACGATTAA
- a CDS encoding aromatic acid exporter family protein, with translation MYHWNNLRRLNYLHFLKVAIGSTIAVLIAKYFNLEYATSAGIITLLTIQTTKKETIQVSIKRIASFVIAMGLASFLFLQLGFYTVIYGVFLLFFVMLCNLFGLEVGITSNAVLITHILGQGAVNVDIILNEVYLLLIGASIGVVINLFIPKKIKDYREKQQGIDEKMKQVLLHLAEEIVVEIPEQEEEIFKPLIREIEDAITLAKQVLNNSFDSDTIYYLNYMEMRKNQCMLLKDIHHHIHRLGEVPSQAYEIVTFIQHISDSYHEYNNATRLLYEVNVLRNNFKKQALPVTRQEFESRAVLFQIFHDFEYFLKIKNNFANSLTERQKAIYWKQSE, from the coding sequence TTGTATCACTGGAATAATTTAAGGAGATTAAATTACTTACATTTTTTAAAAGTAGCAATAGGAAGTACAATTGCAGTACTAATCGCTAAATATTTTAATCTTGAATATGCAACATCAGCAGGGATTATAACCTTACTTACAATACAAACGACGAAGAAGGAAACGATACAAGTATCCATCAAACGAATTGCGTCATTTGTTATTGCAATGGGTTTGGCATCTTTCTTGTTTTTACAACTAGGTTTTTATACAGTTATCTACGGTGTATTTTTATTATTTTTTGTTATGCTATGTAACTTATTTGGTTTAGAGGTTGGCATAACTTCCAATGCAGTTTTAATCACTCATATTTTGGGACAAGGAGCGGTGAATGTAGATATAATTTTAAATGAAGTATATTTACTACTGATTGGTGCAAGTATTGGAGTAGTAATTAATTTATTTATACCAAAGAAGATAAAAGATTATAGGGAAAAACAACAAGGCATTGATGAAAAAATGAAGCAAGTATTACTTCATCTAGCAGAAGAAATTGTGGTTGAAATACCAGAGCAAGAAGAAGAAATTTTCAAGCCACTTATTCGTGAAATTGAAGATGCAATAACACTTGCAAAACAAGTATTAAATAATTCTTTTGATTCGGATACAATTTATTATTTGAATTATATGGAAATGAGAAAAAATCAATGTATGTTATTAAAGGATATACATCACCATATTCATCGACTAGGTGAAGTACCAAGTCAGGCCTATGAGATCGTTACATTTATACAGCATATATCAGACTCCTATCATGAATATAACAATGCCACAAGATTGCTTTATGAGGTAAATGTTCTTCGAAATAATTTCAAAAAACAAGCATTACCTGTTACAAGACAGGAGTTTGAGAGTCGTGCTGTATTATTTCAAATCTTTCATGATTTTGAATACTTTTTAAAGATTAAAAATAATTTTGCAAATTCTTTAACCGAAAGGCAAAAAGCGATTTATTGGAAACAATCAGAGTAA
- a CDS encoding acetate/propionate family kinase, producing the protein MKVLVINCGSSSLKYQLIDSETEKALAVGLCERIGIDGRLNHTPAGGEKVVLDDALPNHEVAIKNVIAALTNETYGVIKSLDEIGAVGHRVVHGGEKFAHSVVINDEVLKAIEECNDLAPLHNPANLVGINACKSIMPNVPMVAVFDTAFHQTMPKEAYLYGIPFEYYDKYKVRRYGFHGTSHSYVSGRTIEIAGLDKNNSKVIVCHLGNGASISAVKNGESVDTSMGLTPLEGLIMGTRSGDIDPAIIDFIAKKENKSLDDIMEILNKKSGVLGMSGVSSDFRDLEAAANEGNEHAKEALSVFAYRVAKYVGSYIAAMNGVDAIAFTAGLGENDKNIRAAVCAQLGYMGVTLDEEKNSTRGKEIIISGEDSKVKVLVVPTNEELAICRETVELL; encoded by the coding sequence ATGAAAGTTTTAGTTATTAACTGTGGAAGTTCCTCATTAAAATACCAGTTAATTGATTCCGAAACAGAAAAAGCATTAGCTGTTGGTTTATGTGAAAGAATTGGTATTGATGGTCGTTTAAATCATACACCAGCTGGTGGAGAAAAAGTTGTATTAGATGATGCATTACCAAATCATGAAGTAGCAATCAAAAACGTAATCGCTGCTCTTACAAATGAGACATATGGTGTTATTAAGTCTCTTGATGAAATCGGTGCAGTTGGTCACAGAGTTGTTCATGGTGGAGAAAAATTCGCTCATTCAGTAGTTATTAACGATGAAGTTTTAAAAGCAATTGAAGAGTGTAATGATTTAGCACCACTTCATAATCCAGCAAACTTAGTAGGAATCAATGCTTGTAAATCCATCATGCCAAATGTTCCTATGGTAGCTGTTTTTGATACTGCATTCCATCAAACAATGCCAAAAGAAGCTTACCTTTACGGTATTCCATTTGAATACTATGACAAATATAAGGTAAGAAGATATGGTTTCCACGGAACAAGCCATAGCTATGTATCTGGTCGTACAATTGAAATAGCAGGACTTGATAAAAATAATTCTAAAGTGATCGTTTGCCACTTAGGTAATGGTGCTAGTATCTCTGCAGTAAAGAACGGTGAATCTGTAGATACAAGTATGGGTCTTACTCCACTTGAAGGTCTTATCATGGGTACAAGAAGTGGTGATATCGATCCAGCGATCATTGATTTCATTGCTAAGAAAGAAAACAAATCTCTTGATGATATCATGGAAATCTTAAATAAGAAATCCGGTGTATTAGGTATGTCTGGTGTATCTTCTGACTTTAGAGATCTTGAAGCTGCAGCAAACGAAGGAAATGAACATGCAAAAGAAGCTCTTAGCGTATTTGCATATCGTGTAGCTAAATATGTTGGATCTTATATTGCAGCTATGAACGGTGTAGATGCAATTGCATTTACTGCAGGTCTTGGTGAAAATGATAAGAACATTAGAGCAGCTGTATGTGCTCAATTAGGATATATGGGCGTTACATTAGATGAAGAAAAGAACTCTACAAGAGGTAAAGAAATCATCATTTCTGGCGAAGATAGCAAAGTAAAAGTATTAGTAGTTCCTACTAACGAAGAACTTGCTATTTGTAGAGAAACAGTTGAATTATTATAG
- a CDS encoding alpha/beta-type small acid-soluble spore protein has protein sequence MSSRNRVEVPEAKEALNRFKMEVASELGVPLTNGYNGNLTSYQNGSVGGYMVKKMIKAQEEKMAGTGSGQ, from the coding sequence ATGAGTAGCAGAAACAGAGTAGAAGTTCCAGAGGCTAAAGAAGCATTAAACCGTTTTAAAATGGAAGTTGCATCTGAACTAGGTGTTCCATTAACTAACGGATATAACGGAAACTTAACTTCATACCAAAACGGTAGTGTTGGTGGTTATATGGTTAAGAAAATGATTAAAGCACAAGAAGAAAAAATGGCTGGTACAGGATCTGGTCAGTAA
- a CDS encoding nucleotidyltransferase → MKTVAIIVEYNPFHNGHLYQINKVKQETNADCVIVIMSGNYVQRGTPAIIDKYARTKMALSNGVDLVFELPVYYATASAELFAHGAVNILNRLGIVDYLCFGSECGDISLLDKIASVLLEEPDNFKLYLKTYLKNGLSFPVARKQALIDFLGKDQRIEQVLDEPNNILGIEYIKALKKLNSSIEPVTILRHGSGYHDPNLNNPFCSATALRNYYEALAQNNDFLTEYQDSLSTKIDKKMLSIDTFVPSTTKECLENSYHKTFPITVDDFTSLLYYQLTQETSESLQSYLDVNEDLSNRILNEINYHTKFTDLIELIKTKQFTYTRISRTLLHILLQIKTELMSTFLLSPDSAYARLLGFQTSASTHLKQIKKNGLIPVITKVADADKLLSPIAMQCFQADLKATHLYNQIVFSKFNTVLPNEFKAGPIIYQGNKSL, encoded by the coding sequence ATGAAGACAGTTGCAATTATTGTTGAATATAATCCGTTTCACAATGGCCACCTTTATCAAATCAACAAGGTAAAACAAGAAACAAATGCTGATTGTGTAATTGTTATTATGAGTGGTAATTATGTGCAACGTGGTACACCAGCGATTATAGATAAATATGCAAGAACAAAAATGGCTCTCTCAAATGGTGTGGATTTGGTTTTTGAGCTCCCTGTTTATTATGCTACTGCTAGTGCAGAATTGTTTGCACATGGTGCAGTTAACATATTAAATCGTCTAGGGATAGTCGATTATCTTTGCTTTGGTAGCGAATGCGGTGATATCTCATTGCTAGATAAAATAGCGTCCGTACTATTAGAGGAACCTGATAATTTTAAATTATATTTAAAGACATATCTTAAAAATGGTCTATCCTTTCCAGTTGCAAGAAAACAAGCCCTCATTGATTTTTTAGGAAAGGATCAAAGGATTGAACAGGTTTTAGATGAACCAAATAATATTTTAGGGATTGAGTATATAAAAGCTCTAAAAAAATTAAATTCCTCCATCGAACCAGTCACGATTCTAAGGCATGGTTCTGGTTATCATGATCCTAATCTTAATAATCCTTTTTGTTCTGCTACTGCACTAAGAAACTATTATGAGGCATTAGCACAAAATAATGATTTTCTTACGGAATATCAAGATTCGCTTTCAACTAAAATTGATAAAAAGATGCTTTCTATTGATACCTTTGTTCCAAGCACTACAAAGGAATGTCTAGAAAACTCCTATCATAAGACGTTTCCTATTACAGTGGATGATTTTACTTCCCTACTTTATTATCAATTGACGCAAGAAACCAGTGAATCTTTACAAAGCTATCTTGACGTAAATGAAGATCTTTCTAATCGTATTTTAAATGAAATAAATTATCACACGAAATTTACTGATTTAATTGAGCTAATAAAAACAAAACAATTCACTTACACAAGGATTTCACGAACCTTACTTCATATACTCCTTCAAATTAAAACGGAACTCATGAGTACGTTTCTTTTATCTCCTGATAGTGCGTATGCAAGATTGCTTGGCTTTCAAACATCCGCTAGCACACATTTAAAACAAATTAAAAAGAATGGTCTTATCCCAGTGATAACAAAAGTAGCAGATGCAGATAAATTATTATCTCCAATTGCAATGCAATGCTTTCAAGCCGATTTAAAAGCAACACATTTGTATAACCAGATTGTGTTTTCCAAATTTAATACTGTATTGCCAAATGAATTCAAAGCAGGACCTATAATTTATCAAGGAAATAAATCATTGTAA